The genomic region ATATTTTCGACCTGTACGGTTAAGAAACCGCTGAAGCGGTTAGGAGGGGGACTTGTTCTCTACCGATTCACCCCGATAAATCGGGGTGCTATTCTCATCATCTCCTCATTTCTATCGAGATTAATATCCCCATTTCTACTGAGATTAGCACCCTGATTTATCAGGGTGATGCGAATAAGACAACATATAGAATCCTAACCGCTTTAGCGGTTTCCAAGGCTCAGCCTAACCGTACAGGTCGAATATTTTTTGTAACCGTTCACGCCACCAGGACACGAAGCTTAGTGGCTGAACACTTACAGGAGGGGAAATAATGAGGGGTAATTACTACCTATATTTCCATCCCATGATGCTCGATGCTGGATGCTCGATCCTCGATGCTGGTAAAAGATCCAGTATCCAGGATCGAGCATCGAGCATCGAGCATCGAGGATCGAGGATCGAGACCGGGTAATCCTATAATCGGGGGAATAAGGGTTTGCCTTTAGCCACTTTGGTGTGAGGCGGTAACACACCCCACTCCTGGAGAGAATCCATCTTCATTTGAGATGTAACCCCGAGTTGGTTCAGGAGCTTCTCGCCGGAAGCCGGGATAAAGGGTGAGATAAGCACCCCGATAAACCGGAGGGCTTCGGCCAGATTATACATCACCGTAGCCAATCGAGACTGTTTAGTTTTGTCTTTGGCCAGGACCCAGGGGGCGTTTTCATCAATGTATTTATTGCAAACACTAATCAATTCCCAGATAGCGATTAGGGCCTGGTGGAATTCTAATTCATTCATGGCCTGATCTACTTTGTCTGGTATGGCCAGGGCGGCCTCAGCTAAATCTTCACCTGACGAAGGATTGATCTCACCGTTAAAGTACTTTTCAATCATGGTCAGGGTTCGAGAAACGAGATTCCCCAGGTCATTAGCCAAGTCGCTATTATATCTGTGGATAAGGCTCTGCCATGAAAAATCTCCATCCAGACCAAAGGGGACCTCTCGCATAAGGAAATAGCGCAACCCGTCCACGCCGACCTCATCCGCTACCTGGAAGGGATCAACCACATTCCCCAAGGACTTAGACATCTTCTCTCCTTCTATGGTCCACCAGCCATGGGCAAAGACCCGCCGGGGGGGTAAAATTCCAGCCGCCATAAGCATAACCGGCCAGATAACGGTGTGGAATTTCAAGATGTCTTTGCCTATAATGTGGCAATCGGCCGGCCAATAGCGGCTGAATCCTTCCTCATCATCAATATAGCCGACGCCGGTTACATAATTTATCAGGGCATCAAACCACACATAGATGACATCTTTGCTTCCGGACAGGGGAACAGGCACGCCCCAGTTGAAGGAGGACCGGGTGATGGATAAATCTCTGAGGCCTTCTGCCACCAGATTCCTGATCTCTCTTTCCCTCGTTTTAGGGCGAATAAAGTCAGGATGACGGTCTATATAATCTAAAAGCCGGTCCTGGTAGTTTGACATCCTGAAAAAGTAGCTTTTTTCGGCCAGCCACTGGGTTTGTCTGTGACAGGCTGGACACAGGCCCTTATCCAGTTGCCGTTCTGTCCAGTAGCTTTCACAGGGGGTGCAATACCAGCCCTCATAATCGCCCAGATAGATATCCCCTTTTTCGTAGATACGCTTAAAGATGGCTTGCACCGTCTTTACATGTCGGCTTTGGGTGGTCCGGATAAAATCATCATAAGAGATATTTAATTTCGTCCATAACTCCTGGAATCTACCGACTACTTCATCCGCTAATTTCTTTGGTTCTTTGCCGGCGGCTCTGGCGGCTTCTTCTACCTTTTGACCGTGCTCATCTGTGCCGGTTAATAAAAAGACGTCAAATCCGGCCAGACGTTTATATCTGGCCAGACAATCAGCCGCCACGTTGGTATAGGCATGGCCTAGGTGGGGGATGTCATTCACATAATAAAGGGGGGTAGTAAGATAAAACTTTTCAGGCATTCGGTTCTTCCACCGGCAGGTCTATCTTTCTTTCATTTTCCAGTTGAATCAGGCATTTACACCGCATAGGATCAATTTCAACCACCTTGCCTCGTCCTTCGGGGGTTTCTATTTGAGTGCCTAACTTAGGGCAGTGTTTCCGGAACTTGGCATAATCACCGTATTCATACGATAGGCAGCACATTAATCGTCCACATACGCCGGATATCTTGGAAGGGGTCAGGATAAGGTTTTGTTCCTTGGCCATGCGGATAGAGACCGAGTCAAACCGTTTTAGAAAGGTGCTGCAGCAGAGGGGTTGTCCACATAAGCCAAAGCCGGCAAACATCTTGGCTGCATCCCTTACCCCAATCTGGCGAAGTTCTATCCGTGTTTTAAAGGCATAGGCCAAATCTTTAACCAGCTCCCGGAAGTCAGTTCGTCCTTCGGCCGTAAAGTAGAAAGTGATCTTTGAGCCATCAAGGGT from bacterium harbors:
- a CDS encoding stage 0 sporulation family protein; the encoded protein is MLEIIGICLPKENKLCYFSINTEKIKLKRGDICVVKTDRGIESGLVAEEAKAIEERGDEGFFPVVRKATPQDLEQLAYNRKREERTFKICQKKINDRDMDMKLITVHYTLDGSKITFYFTAEGRTDFRELVKDLAYAFKTRIELRQIGVRDAAKMFAGFGLCGQPLCCSTFLKRFDSVSIRMAKEQNLILTPSKISGVCGRLMCCLSYEYGDYAKFRKHCPKLGTQIETPEGRGKVVEIDPMRCKCLIQLENERKIDLPVEEPNA
- the metG gene encoding methionine--tRNA ligase, translating into MPEKFYLTTPLYYVNDIPHLGHAYTNVAADCLARYKRLAGFDVFLLTGTDEHGQKVEEAARAAGKEPKKLADEVVGRFQELWTKLNISYDDFIRTTQSRHVKTVQAIFKRIYEKGDIYLGDYEGWYCTPCESYWTERQLDKGLCPACHRQTQWLAEKSYFFRMSNYQDRLLDYIDRHPDFIRPKTREREIRNLVAEGLRDLSITRSSFNWGVPVPLSGSKDVIYVWFDALINYVTGVGYIDDEEGFSRYWPADCHIIGKDILKFHTVIWPVMLMAAGILPPRRVFAHGWWTIEGEKMSKSLGNVVDPFQVADEVGVDGLRYFLMREVPFGLDGDFSWQSLIHRYNSDLANDLGNLVSRTLTMIEKYFNGEINPSSGEDLAEAALAIPDKVDQAMNELEFHQALIAIWELISVCNKYIDENAPWVLAKDKTKQSRLATVMYNLAEALRFIGVLISPFIPASGEKLLNQLGVTSQMKMDSLQEWGVLPPHTKVAKGKPLFPRL